Sequence from the Drosophila subpulchrella strain 33 F10 #4 breed RU33 chromosome 3R, RU_Dsub_v1.1 Primary Assembly, whole genome shotgun sequence genome:
AGGGAGAATATAAATGCTACAGCAAGGGCAACTGGAGAACAATTAACTGCCAGCGCTTGTTCCCAATAATGCAAACTAATTTCAATGTCGCCCAAGGAGCGGACAAAAGGGCGttatcccaatcccaatccaaCCCTGAACAATGTACAATGTACAGCATGCGTATAATTTTTCATTGAGCTGATGCGGATATAATCCCCGAGCTGCGAGCAAATGGAAAACAGAAGCTGCAGCACAATGGCCCTTGGAATCCTCCGCTGGCATCCGCCGGATGATGTGTCTCTATCTTGGCCATTAATGCTGATTATACGCTAATGTCAGAGGGCTTGGACTGGGACTCGAACCCAGACCGAGACCAGGAACAGTAGTCCATGGAGGAGCAGGAGTTGCCGCTGCAGCCACAATGCAATTTAGCTGCTTTAAGTGGCAAAAAGTTCGCAATTCGCAAATCGCTGGGGCAGGTGGCTGCGCCTTGCCCGGGGGATAATTATAATGCCATTAGCATGTTTAGTCCACAATCAGATTTGGTCGCGTTCTCCCCCTTGGGAGTCCGCTTAAATTGGCTGCGGCCGCGGTAATCCTGTCGAGTTCTCGTCCCTTTCGACGCTCCACCAATTTTCCCTCGCTTTCCATGCAAATCCTAATAGAAacttaaatgtttatttacgCAGCCAGGGCAGCCGAGTGGCTGGGCGTGGCCGTGGCCTCCTCTAAACTATTTTGTCGCATTTTGCATATTGCAAATAGCCAAAGGACACCCTCGGTTAACCCGTGCTGGCCCCGGTTTTCCGTTCCGCCGTCCTTTCGGGCAAAGCAATTTCAACTTTCCATTCGGGGGACAGACGTTTTTTTCCGGCTCTATCCCCACATGAATTCCTAAAGCGGATTTCATTACTGAACGGAGGATCTCTGAATGCTGTTCTAATTTAAGCGACTGTCAGCAGAAAATTGTGCCGGGGGATGGTGGTGTTTCAGGATAAGTTGGAAATTCCCGGGAACAGATGACTCATGTGTCATGCATGCCGTAAATTTAGAATATTTCTGCTGAATTTCGCATTAGATATATGTCACATCTTATGAGTTATAACAAGCTTTAGCGGAATGACATTATTCAAGTGTTTTAACAACGTTTTTCATCTTCTAGTATGCTGAAGAAAGACTATTGCCTTATGCAAATCTTCTCTCTTGAATATTTTTAGTTGTTCAAATTTGTTTCCTGTTTCAAAAATGTACTCCGGTCTTTATACTTGTTAACACAAAACTGCTCTTATTTTCTTGTTCTTTTCCTTTCAACAACTtaccattcaaatattttgtgCTCTCAATTTGGCAACCAACAAATTGGTAGTTCATAACTGACTGTTTACCTCTGCTAGAATTATCCTTCCAAGCTTATTAATTAAATGTCCGAAAAACGTGCTGGAACAAGCTGCCTTTTCTCAATCGCTTCCACCTTGAGAATGTTTATTTAAGTGGACTCTGTCGGAAACTTGGTTGAAATTGAGTTTGCCAAAACAATTCCTCACTTCAGCTGCTTCCATTTGCCTTTCCATTTAATTTGGCCTGCACTTCTTGGCCAAATGCAATGGCTGCCGACTGAGTCATGCGGATTTCTAGCCGGTTTCCAATTGTTCGACTTCCTTTTGGCTTTCCAACACGCGCCGGGGCGTTTCCTTTTTGGCCATTTCCCCGCTTGGCAGTGACACAAAGCGCTGAATACCTTCTAAGGAGCGCGACCTTTGTCTGAACTTCAAGGATCCCTATTTATTCGAAACGGAGCCAAGAATAAATGTTGGCAGACAGCATGGAGAGCGGCAACTTATTTTCGTTTGCCAACGCACTGAAGTCTTCCACTCGATTTGCAGCCCAAGTTGGTCGTTGGCAGAACCAAAAACCGGGCCCGGTTAACTGAAACTGGTAGGAAGTTCCACCGCCTCCCGTAAGCTGTTTACCCTAACGCATCACTAAGCGCGCTgcacaaaaataaatgttcaAAAACTTGCAGGTGAACTTCGCTGGCTTTCGTCCCTCTGCCCTTTTGCCCCACATCTTCCCCGTTTTAAAATTAGCAGGCGACAAACTGTTGATTCTACaagggaaaatattataatataatataggGGGAGTGAGAGTTTATTTATCGAGCGACCCTATCATGTCAGCCTTCCACACAAAAGCCTAACCAGATCCCGGGGCCATGGACCCATTCAACTTTACGCTAATGTCACATGCTTTGATTACTGCGCCGTGAAATTTTATTGATTGGCCAGGCAGCGTCACATGAGCGATGGAAACCAGTTGGGTCGGGTCTTGAGTCGACAaacccatccccatccccatccccattaGCATTAACATCCATATCCTATATCCCAGTGCCAGTTCCACAACCCACGTTCATGGTACCTGGCAAACCATCAGATTGAATGCACTCGCTGAGGCGAGCAATTCGAAGATGCTTCGAAAGTGCAGCTGATAAGTGGGGTTCTCAAAGGGTTCCATTCCCTTTACTCGCTGgcgaaattttattttgagttGAGCGCTTTTAAGGGCTGCTTTTACACATGGCATTTGGGTATTTTGAATGCTAATTATATTCAAGAGCATTCAAGACGAATACCAGGTAcatttactttgtttatttttttaatcagtAACTTGTTTTGTGTGTTTTGAAAAAACTTATAACCAGTTTaacaaatatttcaataataaaactcgtattattttttatattttcagttTCTGATGAGAGCTTAAATGTCAAAAGCTTAAATAACTAGggtttaataaaaaatagcACGGAACATTTAACTCAACGTCTTgatttttaaaggtattttTAATTATCTATTAATCCTTGCGAAATATTGTTTATCTGCCTGGATTGTCACAATCGAAACCACATAGGTTATATGCCTCAACGCCTCTTATTCTTTCGTAAGTCCAAGCGTTCAATTTCACTTACGATGTCCTTCACACCGGTTGCTTGTTTAAACAGTGCCCGTCAAAATAATAGCCcttccaaataaataataattcttttatttttaatttaagacaTGAAACGTTTTAGTAACTAAAATTAGTACAAATACCACATTCAATTTAAGTACTTTTTGATTTCAggatatataaaataaataattgtcTATGTACTTTTAAAACTATAGTACCTCAAGTAATTGTGATACTTAAGATTTATTCAATTTCTAGAGGAAGTTATATTATTTTGACCACAACTGTGGAAAGGTGTGCTATATGTTTGAGAGTCTGAGTCGTATAAGGATATTAACCGTGGCTGGGGGTCCGTTCCGGTCGTGAATGGTACGTATGTCCTGTATGGGGAGGTGGTTTTTATCTACAGCCCCCCTTGACAGCTGGAGATTTCGCTACGCCCCCTTTCTCTGCTGATTGCTTACAATGTGCTGGCCGGGCACCACGCCCACATCCTGCCGCCCCCTGCTTCCATTTCGAgttttttacaaaaaatgcgaaaatccCTGTCGGAGCAAGCGTTGTCGCCGGCTTCGTCATCGCAGCTAAAATTGAATTGGAATTGCTTCAGCTCCACTGGCAGGCAAACGACAGGCAATCTGTTGAGTCGCCTCTGATTGAATGAGGGGGTCCGTACCAAGGTCGTCCTGTAGGTGTGGGTGTGGCAGTTGGTAGGGCGGTGGGTGTTGGGTGGCAGCTGAAAAAATGCGGAACGAATGCGCGTAATGCGCTTGGATGGGTGAATCCCCACCGAATGCCGTCCCGAGACACGAGTGCGATTTAATGATAATATGTTGTGCGACAAGCCCCATCGTCATTATCTGTCATTTTCGGTAAATTCACGGGAACTATTGATCCGTGGAACGACTTTCGAGGCGCTACGGCCTTGTGAAGGTTGTCGACCATGGAGAAAGCAACCATATTTGAACGCCCCTTCATAATTGTATCCaattcaaaatacatatgtatctTAGTAATTAGCAGGCGAGAGCTAAAAATATGTACAAAGCGAAAAcatctatattatatttaGCTTACAACAGAGATGAGGGCAGCAGATATTGCTATTGCTAAAAAGTACCATGTCATAtgtttttatgtttaaaaacaagaTATGATATAACAACATATCTGAGAAAATTTCAAATTAGAATAAATTCTtcaattatttcttttgcaagaaATGAGAATCTTATTATcctaataaataaatgttaatgAATTATCATGTTACCTTATAACCCATATATACTGTAGTTCCATTAGCAACGGCTGTTTAAAACGAATCAAAATCGAATTGGGCCAATTGTGATTCTAATTAGAGCAATTACGATAAAAGCGAGGCAAACATTTCATTACCGTGCGTCGATAAGCGGATTCCCAATAAAGGCAAAGTCGAGATAAAGAAAACATATGTTAGCAAAGGTGTTGTTTTGTGAAAAATCTGGGGAATTTGACTTGTGAGTGGGCGAATCAATTgtgtaaacaaaaaaacaaagatacaaagataccgAGGAAATGCTAATTCAACGTTGCGCTCTCTAATTTAAAAGTGCGGTCAAGGCGCTCAGCTGTTTGGCGTTTAACAACACCGGTTTTGGTTTCTCTTCGTGTGCAGTGGGTGAGGGGAGTGGCGAAGAGAGTAAATAGGGTTGTCAAGTGAACACAGAGAGCAAGCCAGTTTTTTGAAGTCTTTTTTAagtaacttaaatatttatgttattCTTTCAACACATACAAGCCCGTATACACAACTTAAACTAATATTGGTGGAAAAGGGCGCTGGAAACTGAAGTCCTTGTTCCCGTCTTAAGTACCTTATAAAATGCTTTTAAGGCTAccaaaatgtatgtatttggtggataaattatttaaaatttttttccttaatcaaaactttcaaaaaatcagCAACTCTTCTGTTTTgagtatattttttagaaaccCTCCATGGTCACCTGGCAACCCTGCGCTCTCTCGCGTCGCCGCTCTCGCTCTCTGCGCGCACACGTCATCAGCTGTGGCCACCAACAACAACCTTCGTCAGCAGATGTATTTTTGAGTTGCATTAAGGTTTCCAAACGAACTGCAGGctgaaaaaaacaaataaataaaaaacatttggTGGCAAACATTCCGCGGCAACGCAACAAATCAGTGGCAGCCAAGCAGCACGTGCCTCTTGGTCcgaaagtaaaaataaatcgGGGGAGAAAAGCCGACGCCTTTGACATTGAACAACATTCGCGGGTGCAAAAATAAATCTAGGAAATAAAACCCACACGAAGATATAGCCATATCAGCTGTTTGGCAAGTGCGTGCGGCGGTAAAAACTCATTATTAATTGTGCCATCGGCGTAGAGAGGTGCCTTTCACCATTTCCCTCGGCGCATTCTCCACATTCCCCCGCAGCGGCGAGTCGATTTTTCCGGCCAGCTAGAACTGGAAATTGCAAACATATCAGGCATTTGCATTTATTCAAGTGTTGTGGTTGTGTAACCAGAATCCCGGGAAAAATGAGCGCTACGAGTGGCCAGGAGCCGCCCAAGAAGGCGGCAGCCTCCAATGCCATCAAGTTTCTGTTCGGCGGTCTCTCGGGAATGGGAGCCACCATGGTGGTGCAGCCTTTGGATTTGGTAAGCTATAACTAAGGAGAAACCCCATCCCAAAAATCTCATCGGAACCCTTTGATTTCTGATCCCCAGGTGAAAACACGCATGCAAATCTCTGGAGCTGGCAGTGGCAAGAAGGAGTACCGCAGCTCGCTGCACTGCATCCAGACCATTGTTAGCAAGGAGGGACCTTTGGCCCTGTACCAGGGCATTGGAGCTGCTCTGCTGCGGCAGGCCACCTACACCACTGGAAGATTGGGCATGTACACCTACCTGAACGATCTGTTCCGGGAGCGATTCCAGAGGGCTCCCGGTATCACGGACAGCATGGCCATGGGCACCATTGCTGGTGCCTGCGGCGCCTTTATTGGAACCCCCGCGGAGGTGGCCCTGGTACGCATGACCTCCGATGGCAGGTTACCGGTGGCCGAGAGGAGAAACTACACGAATGTGGCCAACGCTTTGGCCCGGATCACCAAGGAGGAGGGTATTACGGCCCTTTGGAGGGGCAGTCTGCCCACTGTGGGTCGCGCCATGGTGGTCAACATGACCCAACTGGCCAGTTACTCCCAGTTCAAGACCTACTTCCGCAACGGACCCCTCCAGATGGACGAGGGCATCAAGCTGCACTTCTGCGCCAGCATGTTGAGTGGCCTGCTGACCACCATCACCTCCATGCCGCTGGACATTGCCAAGACCCGTATCCAGAACATGAAGACGGTGAACGGCAAGCCGGAGTACAGCGGCACCGCCGACGTCCTGCTGAGAGTGGCCCGTCAGGAGGGACTCTTTGCCTTGTGGAAGGGCTTCACGCCGTACTACTGCCGTTTGGGTCCCCACACCGTGCTGACCTTCATCTTGCTGGAACAGCTCAACCAGGGCTACAACAAGTACGTCCTGGGCGAGGACAAAAGCACTGGCCTGTAAATtatgtatatatgtttatCAATACCATATGAAACGATCTACGAACAATGAACCATGAACCATGAACCATGCGTGTATATACAACGTTAAGTTTAAACAAAAACATAGGGCATTTAAATGTCGGCAATTCCGGTGACAATATTACATAATAACGATTAGCTTGAATGTTGAAACAGTTTTTTGTAGCGCCATAAGTATAAAGTGGATTCTCAATAAAGCACAAAATGTTATAACAAACCTGTCAGTTTCGATTTGATTTATGGAAAAACTTCAGCAAAGTTACCTGTCATATGATAACTTAAAACTTTTAGGTCTATAAATTATGGtatcttatattttaaatgttgtttttgaaaatgttcaaATCATAttagttttatattatttattaagaaGGTTCCCCAGATTAAATCGATGTTATTTTTAGAAGCTCAGTGGAATATCGCGTGTGTTTGGCTATTCAACCGCTATCTAGTCTTCAAAGTCACGTCGGGTTGCCAACTTCCAAGTTTGCGGATGGTTCGTCATGAGTGTGAAGTGGGTGTTGTCGGCCCGCCCATATGTTGTTATTGCAAATTAATTATACTACGGGTGTCTATGTGGAAGACACCTCCTCCGCACCCTGCTCCCCACATAGCTACTGTTTGCTAATTCCCCTGATAAACCTTATCACCGGCTCATTTGCCCTTTCTCGTTTGCCGGTGCAAAGTATAAATCCCAACGATAAACTCCGGGGCTGAAGATTGCATATTTGCTTTCCGAGCCCCCTTCCATCGACAGATTTCGCTTTCattgataaggaaaaaacacGCTGATAACCTTTGTTCAACTTGTAGTTTAATAAACAGTGGTGCCATAAAGTTAGCGTTCGGATTGTATTCCAGTACTGGCAGCCATATATCTTTGCGTTTCATTTCGGTTTTGATTGGTTCAGCTTTATGACAACCAATAATTggattatttaatttgtttcatttgaTGAATTCCAGCAGTCGGTCAAAGGAGACCAAAGGCAGACCACAAAAagcttaatttaaatttttttggcTACCCAcggttttttttgttggtgaatttttatttattacaaaCTGGCCATAAAATCCTCGCgagaatttatttaaaaagttttttattatgCCATAAGTTTGTTAACTGGAGCGTTACAGTTTTCGTGTGGCGGAAGTGGGTTTTCGGTGGTCGGGACTTGAAGGGGGTTATAATAAGCGAGAATTACCCCGAAGAAGCCGGGGGCAAGAATCgcatattaaatttattttattgggctTTAGTGGATGAGGGGGCCACAGGCTCAGAAATAGTATTTGggtaataaaatgttttcagcTTGGCCGGCATTTAACCACTTCCCCATCCACTGCGTTTCTCCTCCAGCTGGTACAACAAATCAAAAGTTTATCTCGTAAATAAATGAGCAGAATCTTACTTGACCACAGGGCCCAAAGTTTgcttatattaaaaaattatc
This genomic interval carries:
- the LOC119563059 gene encoding mitochondrial 2-oxoglutarate/malate carrier protein, with the protein product MSATSGQEPPKKAAASNAIKFLFGGLSGMGATMVVQPLDLVKTRMQISGAGSGKKEYRSSLHCIQTIVSKEGPLALYQGIGAALLRQATYTTGRLGMYTYLNDLFRERFQRAPGITDSMAMGTIAGACGAFIGTPAEVALVRMTSDGRLPVAERRNYTNVANALARITKEEGITALWRGSLPTVGRAMVVNMTQLASYSQFKTYFRNGPLQMDEGIKLHFCASMLSGLLTTITSMPLDIAKTRIQNMKTVNGKPEYSGTADVLLRVARQEGLFALWKGFTPYYCRLGPHTVLTFILLEQLNQGYNKYVLGEDKSTGL